The Oceanisphaera avium genome includes a region encoding these proteins:
- a CDS encoding GGDEF domain-containing protein, translated as MKNLDDQLMLKELASVIARLEAVLTGLKNPEAPSTLIDEPATSGLLSQWQKLFYASRATSDNSVHYAAHLSDEFEQQLLRLQNSHHKLTRLYQHRHDKLREAASTLYESGACPTQGQELCHAIQQGGASHQEQLGKLLDLYQTALDILITEDKQHEAQQLQLCSRLQQLVQELHFSGPVGQELTKIRRQLLHTLPREELPKLCVRLIDLTIEGIRYERKNTKQFLAKLDTRLENAHHYAKHTHDDGHTLYEAHRQQSGHISHELSNIEQHLAGQQDKKLLATIAQHTNNIKQILSHNEHLVANEQRLVSRMAEMAKQIADIKKEANHFQQQLHAQNDKLFIDSLTQIYNRAGMDQRLELEYRQWLRDGHPLCIALLDIDYFKGINDKYGHLAGDKALRMIARTLQKTLRESDFVARFGGEEFTVLLKNIDRDNLDTPLQKLREQVKSIPFRFKEQAVTITISVGATLFLTGDSINSAFERADQALYQAKHAGRDQIVIN; from the coding sequence ATGAAAAACCTAGATGATCAATTGATGTTAAAAGAATTAGCATCGGTGATCGCTCGTTTAGAAGCTGTTCTCACTGGCTTAAAAAACCCCGAAGCTCCGTCGACGCTTATCGATGAGCCCGCGACTAGCGGGCTCTTAAGCCAATGGCAAAAGTTATTTTACGCCTCTAGGGCAACGTCTGATAATTCAGTGCACTATGCAGCGCATCTAAGCGATGAATTTGAACAACAGCTACTGCGCTTACAAAATAGCCACCATAAATTAACCCGTTTATATCAACACCGCCACGACAAGCTGCGTGAGGCAGCAAGCACACTTTATGAGTCCGGTGCCTGCCCAACTCAAGGCCAAGAGCTGTGCCATGCCATTCAACAAGGGGGCGCGAGTCATCAAGAACAATTAGGTAAATTACTGGACTTATACCAAACCGCCCTCGATATTCTTATTACTGAAGATAAGCAGCATGAAGCACAGCAGCTGCAATTATGCTCTCGCTTACAACAACTTGTTCAAGAGTTACATTTTTCAGGACCGGTCGGCCAAGAGCTCACCAAGATCCGCCGCCAATTGCTACACACACTGCCTAGAGAAGAGCTCCCAAAATTATGTGTGCGCTTAATTGATCTCACCATCGAGGGCATACGCTATGAGCGAAAAAATACAAAGCAGTTTTTAGCCAAGCTAGACACTCGTTTAGAAAACGCCCATCACTATGCGAAACACACCCATGATGATGGCCATACGCTCTATGAAGCACACCGCCAGCAAAGTGGCCATATCAGCCATGAGCTCAGCAATATTGAGCAACATCTAGCGGGCCAACAAGATAAAAAGTTATTAGCCACAATCGCGCAGCACACCAACAATATTAAGCAAATTTTATCGCACAATGAGCACTTAGTGGCCAATGAGCAGCGACTAGTAAGCCGCATGGCAGAAATGGCGAAACAAATAGCCGATATAAAAAAAGAAGCCAACCATTTCCAACAACAACTTCATGCCCAAAATGATAAGCTGTTTATCGACAGTTTAACGCAAATTTATAACCGAGCCGGCATGGATCAACGGCTTGAACTCGAATATCGTCAATGGCTACGCGACGGACATCCGCTGTGCATCGCCCTCTTGGATATCGACTACTTTAAGGGAATAAATGATAAATATGGACATCTGGCAGGCGATAAAGCGCTGCGCATGATTGCGAGAACCTTACAAAAAACCTTACGTGAAAGTGACTTTGTCGCCCGTTTTGGCGGCGAAGAGTTCACTGTACTATTAAAAAATATCGACCGCGATAACCTAGATACGCCATTACAAAAACTACGCGAGCAGGTAAAAAGCATCCCTTTTCGCTTTAAAGAACAAGCCGTCACTATCACTATTTCCGTGGGCGCAACGCTATTTTTAACAGGCGATAGCATTAACTCTGCCTTTGAGCGCGCCGATCAGGCGCTTTATCAAGCAAAACATGCGGGTCGCGATCAAATAGTGATAAATTGA